The Gemmata palustris genome includes a region encoding these proteins:
- a CDS encoding DUF1501 domain-containing protein — translation MTSISPGGASLLNRRGFLRDASTGLGGIALAALLAEQGLLADDKAPLRPDIKPDSPLSARKPHFAPKAKRVLTIFCSGAVSHVDTFDYKPELVKRDGQPLPGAEKLVTFQGAQGNLVRPLWAFKPRGQSGKMVSDLLPNLAGLADEMCFVHSMTAKSNTHGPAENQMSTGFTLDGFPSAGAWVSYALGSECKDLPAFVAIPDPRGVPQVGPNNWGSAFLPGVFQGTPFTADKPIPNLARPGSISAKTDADTRDFLQLLNADHATARAGDSQLSARIASYEMAAKMQLRAAEVADLSKEPKSVHAEYGTGDKDRWKSGFARNCLLARRLLERDVRFVQLFNGSYAMGEGVGNWDGHKTLKSQYEVHAAILDKPLAALLTDLKRTGLLKDTLVVWVTEFGRMPTFQKDASGRDHNPKGFTVWLAGAGVTRAHSYGGTDEFGYQAAEKPATIYDLHATILHILGLNHERLSFYHNGIERRLTDVHGEVLDGILS, via the coding sequence ATGACTTCGATTTCTCCCGGCGGTGCCTCTCTCCTCAACAGGCGCGGGTTCCTGCGCGATGCGAGCACGGGCTTGGGTGGGATCGCGCTGGCCGCGCTCCTCGCGGAGCAGGGGCTTCTCGCGGATGACAAGGCGCCGCTGCGCCCGGACATCAAACCCGATTCGCCCCTCAGCGCGCGGAAACCGCACTTCGCGCCGAAGGCGAAGCGCGTGCTCACGATCTTCTGTTCCGGCGCGGTCAGCCACGTCGATACCTTCGACTACAAGCCGGAACTGGTGAAGCGCGACGGCCAACCCCTCCCGGGGGCCGAGAAGCTCGTCACGTTCCAGGGCGCGCAGGGCAATCTGGTGCGCCCGCTGTGGGCGTTCAAGCCGCGCGGTCAGAGCGGGAAGATGGTGTCAGACCTGCTGCCGAACCTCGCGGGGCTGGCGGACGAAATGTGCTTCGTCCACTCGATGACCGCGAAGAGCAACACGCACGGCCCGGCCGAGAACCAGATGAGCACCGGCTTCACGCTCGACGGGTTCCCGAGCGCCGGGGCGTGGGTCAGCTACGCGCTCGGCAGCGAGTGCAAAGACCTGCCCGCGTTCGTCGCGATCCCGGACCCGCGCGGCGTCCCGCAAGTCGGGCCGAACAACTGGGGGAGTGCGTTCCTGCCCGGCGTGTTCCAGGGCACGCCGTTCACCGCGGACAAGCCCATTCCGAATCTCGCGCGGCCCGGGAGCATCAGCGCGAAGACCGACGCGGACACGCGCGACTTCCTCCAGTTGCTCAACGCCGACCACGCGACCGCCCGCGCGGGCGACTCGCAACTGAGCGCGCGCATCGCGAGCTACGAGATGGCCGCGAAGATGCAGTTGCGCGCGGCGGAGGTCGCGGACCTGTCCAAAGAGCCGAAGTCGGTTCACGCCGAGTACGGCACCGGCGACAAGGACCGGTGGAAGAGCGGGTTCGCGCGCAACTGCCTGCTCGCCCGGCGCCTGCTCGAGCGCGACGTGCGGTTCGTGCAGCTCTTCAACGGCTCTTACGCGATGGGCGAGGGCGTCGGCAACTGGGACGGGCACAAGACGCTGAAGTCGCAGTACGAGGTCCACGCCGCGATTCTGGATAAGCCCCTCGCCGCGCTCCTCACGGACCTGAAACGCACCGGCTTGCTGAAAGACACGCTCGTGGTGTGGGTGACGGAGTTCGGGCGGATGCCCACGTTTCAGAAGGATGCGAGCGGGCGCGACCACAACCCGAAGGGCTTCACAGTGTGGCTCGCGGGCGCCGGGGTGACGCGCGCGCACAGCTACGGTGGAACGGACGAATTCGGCTATCAAGCCGCGGAAAAGCCTGCCACGATCTACGACCTCCACGCGACGATTTTGCACATCCTCGGGCTCAACCACGAGCGCCTCTCGTTCTACCACAACGGCATCGAGCGCCGGTTGACGGACGTCCACGGCGAGGTGCTCGACGGTATCCTTTCGTAA
- a CDS encoding DUF1553 domain-containing protein, whose translation MPRTALPALLLLGAFTSPGRGAEPPKGALPPAVEFARDVQPIFAKHCVSCHGPDKQRGGLRLDRSADALKGGDTGKALVPGKPAESLLLKKLTIEDAQERMPPNRDPLTAEQIRALTAWVEAGAKWPAVEGAADAHWAFQAVTRPAVPTATAQTRNAIDAFVAAKLNASGLALSPEADRRTLIRRLKFDLLGLPPTPEEVEAFVNDKDANAYEKLVDKYLASPHYGERWARHWLDTVRFAESNGFETNQLRPNAWHYRDYVIKALNDDKPYDQFVREQLAGDTLGADAATGFIVGGAWDEVKSPDITLTLNQRADELHDMIGTTGSTFLGLTVACARCHAHKFDPISQLDYYRIKAVFAGVQHGERPVRTGDTVARAKEADRLRAQLAELEAKLAALEPLADPAATDARRVSVNARLNTERFKPVRAKFVRFVTFETNSVEPCLDELEVFSFGSKPVNVALASNGAKATSSGDYPGSPNIHSLPFINDGKYGNGRSWISNKSGRGWVELELAEPTVIDRVAWARDREGRYTDRVSTRYRIDVSTDHESWIVVASSDDRVPFAEGASAVPSGLTGAERAAWVKLTQQIGGFRKQIEELARGQLAYAGRLMVPEETHRLHRGDATQKKEVVGPGALGELGPKLTIPENATDPERRAALAKWITDPAHPLTARVMVNRLWQHHFGTGIVDTPSDFGRNGGKPTHPELLDWLASELVAPSVGEEPLPNPSPKGRGAEGKEGSAPPSFLGKGAGGLGSSNPWSLKHMHRLIVTSATYRQASRASDAGLAKDAQTRLLWRYPPQRIEAEPLRDAVLFVSGKLDLKMGGPGFDLFEPNGNYVKVYTPRKQFGPAEFRRMVYQQKPRMQLDDTFGVFDCPDAGQIAPKRNVSTTPLQALNLLNSTFVLQQAGYFAERVEKDAGAAPSAQVNRVFLLAFQRPPTDKERTAATKLVKEHGLAALCRAVLNANEFVFVD comes from the coding sequence ATGCCCCGTACTGCTCTCCCCGCGCTCCTTTTACTGGGCGCTTTTACCTCTCCGGGCCGTGGCGCTGAGCCACCGAAGGGGGCGCTGCCGCCCGCGGTCGAGTTCGCGCGCGACGTGCAGCCGATTTTTGCGAAACACTGTGTGTCGTGTCACGGACCGGACAAACAGCGCGGCGGGTTGCGTCTTGATCGCAGCGCCGATGCGCTCAAAGGGGGCGACACCGGCAAAGCGCTGGTACCGGGCAAACCCGCCGAGAGTTTGCTTCTGAAGAAGCTGACGATCGAAGACGCCCAGGAGCGGATGCCGCCGAACCGCGACCCGCTCACTGCGGAACAAATTCGCGCCCTCACCGCCTGGGTCGAAGCCGGTGCGAAGTGGCCCGCGGTCGAGGGCGCTGCCGATGCGCACTGGGCGTTCCAAGCGGTGACGCGCCCGGCCGTGCCCACCGCGACGGCTCAAACGCGAAACGCGATCGACGCATTCGTTGCCGCGAAATTAAACGCGAGCGGATTGGCGCTTTCGCCCGAAGCGGACCGGCGCACGCTCATTCGGCGGCTCAAGTTTGATCTGCTCGGGTTGCCGCCCACGCCCGAAGAGGTGGAGGCGTTTGTCAACGATAAGGACGCGAACGCTTACGAAAAGCTCGTGGACAAATACCTCGCGTCGCCGCACTACGGCGAGCGCTGGGCGCGGCACTGGCTCGATACGGTGCGCTTCGCGGAGTCGAACGGGTTCGAGACCAATCAGTTGCGCCCGAACGCCTGGCACTACCGCGACTACGTCATCAAAGCCCTCAACGACGACAAGCCCTACGACCAGTTCGTGCGCGAGCAGTTGGCCGGCGACACGCTCGGCGCCGATGCCGCGACCGGGTTCATTGTGGGCGGCGCGTGGGACGAGGTGAAAAGTCCCGACATCACGCTGACGCTGAATCAGCGTGCGGACGAACTGCACGACATGATCGGCACGACGGGTTCTACGTTCCTGGGGCTCACGGTCGCGTGCGCCCGGTGCCACGCGCACAAGTTCGACCCGATCTCGCAACTCGACTACTACCGCATCAAGGCCGTGTTCGCGGGCGTGCAGCACGGCGAGCGCCCGGTCCGTACCGGTGACACGGTCGCCCGCGCGAAAGAAGCCGATCGGCTCCGCGCGCAACTGGCCGAACTCGAAGCGAAACTCGCGGCGCTGGAACCGCTCGCGGACCCGGCCGCCACCGACGCGCGCCGCGTGTCGGTGAACGCGCGCCTCAACACCGAGCGCTTCAAACCCGTGCGGGCGAAATTCGTCCGGTTCGTGACCTTCGAGACGAACAGTGTCGAGCCGTGCCTCGATGAACTGGAAGTGTTCTCGTTCGGCTCGAAGCCCGTGAACGTCGCGCTCGCATCGAACGGCGCGAAAGCCACCTCGTCGGGCGATTACCCCGGCTCTCCGAACATTCACAGTCTGCCATTCATTAATGATGGGAAGTACGGGAACGGTCGCAGTTGGATCTCGAATAAGTCCGGGCGCGGGTGGGTCGAACTGGAACTGGCCGAACCGACGGTCATCGACCGCGTCGCCTGGGCACGCGACCGCGAGGGCCGGTACACGGACCGGGTGTCGACGCGATACCGCATCGATGTCTCTACGGACCACGAGTCGTGGATCGTGGTCGCGTCCTCGGACGACCGGGTGCCGTTCGCGGAGGGCGCGTCAGCGGTTCCGAGCGGGTTGACGGGCGCCGAGCGCGCGGCGTGGGTCAAACTCACGCAACAAATCGGGGGCTTCCGCAAGCAAATCGAAGAACTCGCGCGGGGGCAGTTGGCTTACGCTGGGCGACTGATGGTGCCCGAAGAGACGCACCGCTTGCACCGCGGGGACGCGACCCAGAAGAAGGAAGTCGTCGGGCCGGGGGCACTCGGCGAACTCGGACCGAAACTGACCATCCCCGAGAACGCGACCGACCCCGAGCGCCGGGCCGCGCTCGCGAAGTGGATTACCGACCCCGCACACCCGTTGACGGCCCGTGTCATGGTGAACCGGCTGTGGCAGCACCACTTCGGCACGGGCATCGTGGACACTCCGAGCGACTTCGGTCGCAACGGCGGTAAGCCCACGCACCCGGAACTGCTCGACTGGCTCGCGAGCGAGTTAGTTGCGCCTTCTGTAGGGGAAGAACCCCTCCCCAACCCCTCCCCCAAGGGGAGAGGGGCTGAAGGCAAAGAAGGTTCTGCTCCCCCTTCCTTCTTAGGGAAGGGGGCCGGGGGGTTAGGTTCTTCCAACCCCTGGTCGCTCAAACACATGCACCGGCTCATCGTGACCAGCGCCACGTACCGTCAGGCGTCGCGCGCCAGCGATGCGGGCTTAGCAAAGGACGCACAAACGCGGTTACTGTGGCGCTACCCGCCCCAACGAATCGAAGCGGAACCGCTGCGCGACGCGGTCCTGTTCGTGAGCGGGAAACTCGACCTCAAGATGGGCGGACCCGGCTTCGACCTGTTCGAGCCGAACGGCAATTACGTGAAGGTGTACACACCGCGGAAGCAGTTCGGTCCGGCCGAGTTCCGCCGCATGGTTTACCAGCAGAAGCCGCGGATGCAGCTCGACGACACGTTCGGCGTGTTCGACTGCCCGGACGCGGGCCAGATCGCGCCGAAGCGGAACGTCTCCACCACACCGCTCCAGGCGCTCAACCTGCTCAACAGCACGTTCGTGCTTCAGCAGGCCGGGTACTTTGCGGAGCGCGTCGAAAAGGACGCGGGGGCGGCCCCCAGCGCCCAGGTGAATCGTGTGTTCCTGCTCGCGTTTCAGCGCCCGCCAACCGACAAAGAACGGACCGCCGCGACGAAGCTGGTGAAGGAACACGGCCTCGCGGCGCTGTGTCGCGCGGTGCTGAACGCGAACGAATTCGTTTTCGTGGATTAA
- a CDS encoding DUF1559 domain-containing protein, with product MRLAQRHPRKAFTLIELLVVIAIIAILIGLLLPAVQKVREAAARTQCVNNLKQMGLALHAYHDANEVLPQGQSPWSAAYQAPYEGAWSWQGYILPYMEQDNAYKQAKAWQNASNTYSWNNPVAGLKMKLYTCPADSRGPVAYPGPANGLAVDQSLTGYLGNAGTTSSSFDGVLYMSSKVKLVGITDGTSNTILVGERPPNSNLEFGWWFAAYGYDGRGNGDCVMTSNDLAIANYFISGYSSAPNLPCNGTAAQKIGLQTGNPNVGCDAAHYWSFHTAGAQFLMADGSARLVTYANNGVLPALSTRAGGEVANIN from the coding sequence ATGAGACTCGCACAGAGGCACCCCCGAAAAGCGTTTACGCTGATCGAGCTGTTGGTGGTGATCGCGATCATCGCGATCCTCATCGGGCTCCTGCTCCCGGCCGTCCAGAAAGTCCGCGAGGCCGCGGCCCGGACTCAGTGTGTCAACAACTTGAAGCAGATGGGTCTCGCGCTGCACGCGTACCACGACGCCAACGAGGTGCTCCCCCAGGGCCAGTCGCCGTGGAGCGCGGCCTACCAGGCTCCTTATGAAGGGGCGTGGTCGTGGCAGGGCTACATCCTGCCGTATATGGAGCAGGACAATGCCTATAAGCAGGCAAAGGCGTGGCAAAATGCCTCGAATACCTATTCATGGAACAACCCGGTCGCTGGGCTGAAGATGAAGCTGTACACCTGCCCGGCGGACTCGCGGGGACCGGTCGCGTACCCCGGGCCGGCGAACGGGCTCGCGGTCGACCAGTCGCTGACCGGGTACCTGGGTAACGCCGGCACCACCTCGTCTTCGTTCGACGGCGTACTGTACATGAGCTCGAAGGTCAAGCTGGTCGGAATCACCGACGGCACCAGCAACACAATTCTGGTCGGCGAGCGCCCGCCGAACTCGAACCTGGAGTTCGGCTGGTGGTTCGCCGCCTACGGGTACGATGGTCGGGGCAACGGTGACTGCGTGATGACGTCCAACGATCTGGCCATTGCAAACTACTTCATCTCCGGCTACTCGTCGGCCCCGAACCTGCCGTGCAACGGGACGGCAGCTCAGAAGATCGGGTTGCAAACGGGTAACCCGAACGTCGGGTGCGATGCGGCTCACTACTGGAGCTTCCATACCGCTGGCGCCCAATTCCTGATGGCAGACGGGTCCGCCCGTCTGGTGACGTATGCCAACAACGGCGTACTTCCGGCTCTTTCGACGCGGGCCGGCGGCGAGGTCGCCAACATCAACTAA
- a CDS encoding VOC family protein: protein MILGLRTFVAQVRPEQLDEAKAWYTQFAGTPPYFDQPFYVGFNVGGFELGLHPEGEPGPGGTIAYWGTADVAAEVARAVALGATVAQPIQDVGGDIKAATIADPFGNQIGLIQNPHFDAKAVK, encoded by the coding sequence ATGATCCTCGGCCTTCGCACCTTCGTTGCCCAAGTCCGCCCTGAACAACTGGACGAGGCGAAGGCGTGGTACACGCAGTTCGCGGGCACCCCGCCGTACTTCGATCAGCCGTTCTACGTCGGGTTCAACGTCGGGGGGTTCGAGCTGGGGCTGCACCCCGAGGGCGAGCCGGGGCCGGGCGGCACGATCGCGTATTGGGGCACGGCCGACGTTGCGGCCGAAGTCGCTCGCGCGGTCGCTCTCGGCGCGACCGTGGCGCAACCCATTCAGGACGTGGGGGGAGATATCAAGGCCGCGACCATCGCGGACCCGTTCGGCAACCAGATCGGGCTGATTCAGAACCCGCACTTTGATGCGAAAGCGGTAAAATAG
- a CDS encoding metallophosphoesterase family protein has product MRVLAIGDIHGCLGALDDLLAWVQPTRADDLIVLGDYVDRGPDTRGVINRLLELKHKRPVVCLRGNHEIMMLQARDGGRSERKMWLGVGGVQALGSYGPAMGVSGTFADVPDGHWDFLENELVPYHETDQFIFVHAGVYHDTPMDEQPDNMLYWEFFPDAMRHYTGKTVICGHSSQRSGEPKVIPGAVCIDTYAYGGGWLTCLDAISGRYWQVDTLGRKREGRVDYEE; this is encoded by the coding sequence ATGCGCGTCCTTGCGATCGGCGACATTCACGGCTGCCTCGGTGCCCTCGACGACCTCCTCGCGTGGGTCCAGCCGACCCGAGCCGATGACCTCATCGTGCTCGGCGACTACGTGGACCGCGGACCGGACACGCGGGGCGTCATCAATCGTCTCCTTGAATTGAAGCACAAGCGCCCGGTCGTGTGCCTGCGCGGGAACCACGAAATCATGATGCTCCAGGCGCGCGACGGCGGGCGCTCGGAACGGAAGATGTGGCTCGGCGTCGGCGGCGTGCAGGCGCTCGGCTCTTACGGCCCCGCGATGGGCGTCAGCGGCACCTTCGCGGACGTCCCGGACGGGCACTGGGACTTCCTCGAAAACGAACTCGTTCCGTACCACGAAACCGATCAGTTCATCTTCGTTCACGCCGGGGTGTACCACGACACGCCGATGGACGAGCAACCGGACAACATGCTGTACTGGGAGTTCTTCCCGGACGCGATGCGCCATTACACCGGGAAGACGGTGATTTGCGGGCACTCGTCGCAGCGGTCCGGCGAGCCGAAGGTGATTCCCGGCGCGGTGTGCATCGACACTTACGCCTACGGGGGCGGGTGGCTCACGTGCCTCGACGCGATCTCCGGTCGCTACTGGCAGGTGGACACGCTCGGCCGCAAGCGCGAGGGCCGGGTGGATTATGAGGAGTAA
- a CDS encoding transposase — protein sequence MRRGYSTITPAVIHVLARRTLARALGWPDYKQSITGTQLVDLVLLIAGTTRTLFAVVTRYFGFSHETARQGVRASLGSRDQLTARLVDALHHVATFTRRDRNRRWTCAIDVHYVPFYGDRGTPGIIGGPKKAGTSFFHAYATGVLIHKHRRYTVGLMSVTKGAKPHQQVQTLLDQVAARGLTVRGVVLDAGFDSGETLLLLQERNLSYTVPMRKKGSGTNRRNECYTQPHGTITTMDWVTEKARRSVSTRVLVWRRPGESHARVYAFSGWGDAAAVSEAKRAWLGRRRYRERFGIETSYRQKNQARGWTTSTNPEYRLLLEGVALLLRQVWVCLTLRIARARNRSPNAWVPELPLVEMLDWLTQRIRARYPRTRCITLPHKILTTAPMP from the coding sequence ATGCGACGTGGTTATTCTACGATCACCCCGGCGGTGATCCATGTGTTGGCCCGGCGAACGTTGGCCCGGGCACTCGGTTGGCCCGACTACAAGCAGTCGATCACGGGCACACAGTTGGTTGATCTGGTGCTGCTGATCGCGGGCACCACCCGGACCCTGTTCGCGGTGGTCACCCGGTACTTCGGATTCTCGCACGAGACCGCTCGGCAGGGGGTTCGCGCGAGCCTCGGTTCCCGAGACCAACTGACGGCCCGGTTGGTCGATGCACTCCACCACGTGGCGACGTTCACCCGTCGGGACCGGAATCGCCGGTGGACGTGCGCCATCGACGTGCACTACGTCCCCTTTTACGGGGACCGCGGCACCCCGGGGATCATCGGCGGACCCAAGAAGGCCGGCACCTCGTTCTTCCACGCGTACGCCACCGGGGTCCTGATCCACAAGCACCGGCGGTACACCGTGGGGCTGATGAGTGTGACGAAAGGAGCCAAGCCGCACCAGCAGGTGCAGACCCTTCTGGACCAGGTGGCGGCCCGTGGGCTCACGGTCCGCGGGGTGGTTCTGGACGCCGGGTTCGACAGCGGGGAGACCCTGTTGCTGTTGCAGGAACGGAACCTGAGCTACACGGTCCCGATGCGCAAGAAGGGTTCCGGCACGAACCGACGCAACGAGTGCTACACGCAACCTCACGGCACCATCACCACCATGGACTGGGTGACCGAGAAGGCCCGCCGGTCGGTGTCCACCCGGGTGCTGGTGTGGCGCCGCCCGGGCGAATCCCACGCGCGGGTGTACGCGTTCTCGGGTTGGGGCGATGCGGCGGCGGTGTCCGAGGCGAAGCGCGCGTGGCTCGGGCGGCGCCGGTACCGGGAGCGGTTCGGGATCGAGACCAGTTACCGGCAGAAGAACCAGGCCCGCGGGTGGACCACGAGCACCAACCCCGAATACCGGTTGCTCTTGGAAGGGGTGGCGCTGCTGTTGCGACAGGTGTGGGTGTGCTTGACCCTTCGGATCGCTCGCGCACGGAACCGGAGCCCGAATGCGTGGGTACCCGAACTCCCGTTGGTCGAGATGCTCGACTGGCTCACACAACGCATCCGCGCGCGATACCCACGCACGCGATGTATCACGCTGCCCCACAAAATACTTACAACCGCTCCAATGCCTTGA
- a CDS encoding ABC transporter permease, with protein MGYSLTTIWYERQRFLPAILAVAFSAVLVAVQSGLVLGLLSMMSLPVDRSVADVWVGYPAVRSVDFGRPIPERWVSRLAAQPEVERAEGAIIGFTPWTRNGEIPAKTTTEVCTVVGTRLDPHSLAAMEVVRNDRELLARLTQPLTIAVDESELGRLGIRSAGDTAEILGVRVRVVGLVAGCRSLGGPYLFCSLETARVLLHYQQDEVTYLVAKCAKPGDAPAVARRMNGYAQLSAFTADEFSARSRLHWLTTTKAGVAIGFTALLGLLVGAVVTSQTLFAATAASQREFATLRAMGIPKWRLKFSVLAQSFWVGLFGIALAAPITVALAEGATAMGTAVRLHPFILGGAAAVTMCMAVGSGLAALRSFQKVDPAHNIR; from the coding sequence GCCGGCCATCCTCGCGGTCGCGTTCAGCGCGGTGCTGGTCGCGGTGCAATCGGGGCTCGTGCTCGGACTGCTCTCGATGATGTCGCTCCCGGTGGACCGGTCCGTGGCCGACGTGTGGGTCGGCTACCCGGCCGTGCGGAGCGTGGACTTCGGCCGGCCCATCCCGGAGCGCTGGGTGTCCCGGCTCGCCGCGCAACCCGAGGTCGAGCGCGCGGAGGGCGCGATCATCGGCTTCACGCCCTGGACCCGGAACGGCGAGATCCCCGCGAAAACCACCACGGAAGTTTGCACCGTCGTCGGCACGCGGCTCGACCCGCACTCGCTCGCGGCAATGGAAGTTGTTCGCAACGACCGCGAGTTACTCGCGCGCCTCACCCAACCGCTCACGATCGCGGTGGACGAGTCCGAACTCGGCCGCCTCGGGATTCGCAGCGCGGGCGACACGGCCGAAATCCTCGGTGTTCGCGTTCGCGTTGTGGGGCTGGTGGCCGGGTGCCGCAGCCTGGGCGGGCCGTACCTGTTTTGTTCGCTCGAAACTGCCCGCGTGCTGCTCCACTACCAGCAAGACGAAGTCACGTACTTGGTCGCGAAGTGCGCGAAGCCGGGGGACGCGCCCGCGGTCGCGCGCCGAATGAACGGCTACGCGCAACTGAGCGCGTTCACCGCGGACGAGTTCTCCGCGCGCTCGCGGCTCCACTGGCTGACCACGACGAAGGCCGGCGTCGCGATCGGGTTCACGGCACTGCTCGGGTTGCTCGTCGGCGCGGTGGTGACGAGTCAAACACTGTTCGCGGCGACCGCGGCCAGTCAGCGCGAGTTCGCCACGCTCCGCGCGATGGGTATTCCCAAGTGGCGGTTGAAGTTCTCGGTGCTGGCGCAATCGTTCTGGGTGGGGTTGTTCGGTATCGCGCTGGCCGCACCGATCACGGTCGCACTCGCAGAGGGTGCAACCGCAATGGGAACCGCCGTGCGCCTGCACCCGTTCATTCTGGGCGGCGCGGCGGCGGTGACGATGTGCATGGCGGTCGGGTCGGGGCTGGCCGCGCTGCGGTCGTTTCAGAAAGTGGACCCGGCGCACAACATTCGTTAG